The following coding sequences are from one Triticum dicoccoides isolate Atlit2015 ecotype Zavitan chromosome 4A, WEW_v2.0, whole genome shotgun sequence window:
- the LOC119288680 gene encoding pathogenesis-related thaumatin-like protein 3.5, which produces MDAARIASLLLLLGVVWSRAQPGAEAAGTTVFTLRNNCTFTIWPATLSGNSAAAVGGGGFELAPGANVSFPGPTGWSGRLWARTGCVAAASGASLACTTGDCGGAVSCALGGAPPVTLAEFTLGGSDGKDFYDVSLVDGYNVGIGVAATGAMVNSSTCGYAGCVGDVNALCPAELQVAGKEGAQEGRTVACRSACEAFGTAEYCCTGAHGGPDSCGPTRYSRLFKAACPAAYSYAYDDPTSTFTCGAGAQYLITFCPAQQ; this is translated from the exons ATGGACGCCGCACGGATCGCGTCCCTTCTGCTCCTCCTCG GGGTCGTTTGGTCACGCGCACAGCCCGGCGCCGAGGCGGCCGGCACGACGGTCTTCACGCTGCGTAACAACTGCACCTTCACGATCTGGCCGGCCACATTGTCCGGCAACAGCGCCGCCGCCGTCGGGGGCGGCGGCTTCGAGCTCGCGCCGGGCGCCAACGTGTCGTTCCCCGGCCCGACGGGCTGGTCCGGCCGGCTCTGGGCGCGCACCGGCTGCGTCGCCGCGGCCTCCGGCGCGTCCCTCGCCTGCACCACGGGCGACTGCGGCGGCGCCGTGAGCTGCGCCCTCGGCGGCGCGCCCCCCGTCACGCTCGCCGAGTTCACCCTCGGGGGCTCCGACGGGAAGGACTTCTACGACGTGAGCCTGGTGGATGGGTACAACGTGGGCATCGGCGTGGCGGCCACGGGCGCCATGGTGAACTCCTCGACGTGCGGCTACGCCGGGTGCGTGGGCGACGTGAACGCGCTGTGCCCCGCGGAGCTGCAGGTGGCCGGCAAGGAGGGCGCCCAGGAGGGGAGGACGGTGGCGTGCCGGAGCGCGTGCGAGGCGTTCGGGACGGCCGAGTACTGCTGCACGGGCGCGCACGGCGGGCCGGACAGCTGCGGGCCGACCAGGTACTCCAGGCTGTTCAAGGCGGCGTGCCCCGCCGCCTACAGCTACGCCTACGACGATCCCACCAGCACCTTCACCTGCGGCGCCGGAGCGCAGTACCTCATCACCTTTTGCCCCGCGCAGCAGTAG
- the LOC119288681 gene encoding calcium uniporter protein 2, mitochondrial-like, with product MAFRRTIARSIWAAKSAAASSAAAVPKPPPPILPARRTLPVVEDCPTLAFLRPRPATARYSTVSVPLPHHCFPAFPVGDQLFNRLVDGLTPPPAAVPWRPGEAGVTLQEARKVARAAEMEAARATLRANPESVVSRSEYAALCVDIAGGAEGGRRLAGALDEAGAVIVLADAVFLRPDQVAKAIGSMLPAPARAAAAGDDVEARTRELAALERQKAAIDAKAAAQTRRELWCGLGLLAAQTLGFMRLTFWELSWDVMEPVCFYVTSIYFMSGYTFFMRTAMEPSFEGFYRSRFAARQRRLMRARQFDVARYNALKQGERRGVSGSGSVAQSDHGECDADVFRHATHAHQ from the coding sequence ATGGCGTTCCGCAGAACCATTGCACGGAGCATATGGGCAGCCAAGAGCGCGGCCGCCAGCTCTGCCGCCGCGGTGCCCAAGCCCCCGCCTCCCATCCTCCCGGCGAGGCGGACGCTGCCGGTGGTGGAGGACTGCCCCACGCTCGCATTCCTGCGCCCGCGCCCGGCCACCGCCCGCTACTCCACCGTCTCCGTGCCGCTCCCGCACCACTGCTTCCCCGCGTTCCCCGTCGGCGACCAGCTGTTCAACCGCCTCGTCGACGGGCtcacgccgccgcctgccgccgtgcCGTGGAGGCCCGGGGAGGCGGGGGTGACGctgcaggaggcgaggaaggtggcGAGGGCGGCGGAGATGGAGGCCGCGCGCGCCACGCTGAGGGCCAACCCCGAGAGCGTCGTGTCCAGGTCAGAGTACGCCGCGCTCTGCGTCGACATTGCGGGCGGCGCGGAGGGCGGGCGCAGGCTCGCCGGGGCTCTCGACGAGGCCGGCGCCGTCATCGTCCTCGCCGACGCCGTCTTCCTCCGCCCCGACCAGGTGGCAAAGGCGATCGGGAGCATGctgccggcgccggcgcgcgcggcgGCCGCGGGCGACGACGTCGAGGCGCGCACGCGGGAGCTCGCGGCGCTGGAGCGGCAGAAGGCGGCCATCGACGCCAAGGCGGCGGCGCAGACGCGGCGGGAGCTGTGGTGCGGGCTGGGCCTGCTGGCGGCGCAGACGCTGGGGTTCATGCGGCTCACCTTCTGGGAGCTGTCGTGGGACGTGATGGAGCCCGTGTGCTTCTACGTCACCTCCATCTACTTCATGTCCGGCTACACCTTCTTCATGCGGACGGCCATGGAACCCTCCTTCGAGGGcttctaccggagccgcttcgcggcGAGGCAGCGCCGCCTCATGCGCGCCCGCCAGTTCGACGTCGCCCGGTACAACGCGCTGAAGCAAGGGGAGCGGCGCGGCGTGTCCGGCTCCGGTTCTGTGGCACAAAGCGATCACGGCGAGTGCGATGCCGACGTTTTcaggcacgccacgcacgcacatcAGTAG